In Hyperolius riggenbachi isolate aHypRig1 chromosome 10, aHypRig1.pri, whole genome shotgun sequence, a genomic segment contains:
- the SRGN gene encoding serglycin: protein MRQTQELISLPRKAMFLLFCVFLLAGSLTEGFPVTRERYQRIRCRPGDNSIACFQEQSLFEQGQISNKIDSNPVVKKTPTFVEHSSFSEEDNGSGNGVFSGEEPNSSKEYGSESNEVREYKLLKNLSGENLLY, encoded by the exons atgagacaGACTCAGGAACTTATCTCTCTACCCAGAAAAGCCATGTTCCTCTTATTTTGTGTGTTCCTCCTTGCTGGATCCCTTACAGAAG GTTTCCCTGTGACGAGAGAAAGATACCAGAGGATCAGATGCAGGCCAGGTGACAATTCAATTGCTTGTTTTCAAGAGCAGTCCCTTTTTGAACAAGGACAAATCAGTAATAAAATCGATAGTAACCCAGT aGTGAAGAAAACCCCAACCTTTGTAGAACATTCCTCCTTCTCTGAAGAGGATAATGGCTCAGGAAATGGTGTCTTTTCAGGAGAAGAACCCAACTCTTCCAAGGAATATGGATCAGAATCGAATGAAGTAAGAGAATACAAACTCCTGAAAAATCTCTCCGGGGAAAACCTTCTTTACTAA